Proteins encoded in a region of the Shewanella polaris genome:
- a CDS encoding GNAT family N-acetyltransferase, producing MTIVCETERLTIRHLNVNDTAFIVQLLNDKYFIRYIADKKVRTHVDAIDYLTNGPILSYQVYGFGLNVVLLKGTDTPIGICGLLKRDELDYPDLGYAFLPEFWGQGYAAEAANSVLKEGIITHSLSIVLAVTLIENLSSNSLLNKIGFHLRETIDLYGAQNNMYEYRA from the coding sequence ATGACAATAGTATGTGAAACCGAAAGATTAACGATCAGACATCTTAATGTTAATGATACTGCGTTTATTGTGCAGTTATTAAATGATAAGTATTTTATTCGTTATATCGCTGATAAGAAAGTTCGAACTCATGTCGATGCCATTGATTATCTCACCAATGGTCCAATATTGAGCTATCAAGTTTATGGATTTGGTTTAAATGTAGTGTTACTCAAAGGCACTGATACGCCAATCGGTATATGCGGTTTACTGAAAAGAGATGAACTGGATTATCCAGACTTAGGTTATGCATTCTTACCAGAATTTTGGGGACAAGGTTATGCTGCCGAGGCCGCTAACTCAGTCCTTAAAGAAGGTATTATTACTCATTCTTTGAGTATCGTTTTGGCCGTTACGTTAATTGAAAACTTAAGCTCCAATAGCTTGCTGAACAAAATAGGCTTTCATTTAAGAGAAACAATTGATCTATATGGCGCTCAAAATAACATGTATGAGTACAGAGCCTAA
- a CDS encoding DUF1801 domain-containing protein yields the protein MDVNVKQKFETYPEDISVCLMQLRTLILSVAQQEGIVDIEETLKWGEPSYSSRIGSTIRFDWKAKSPNQYCIFFNCKTNLIDTFKEIYGDTFVYGGNRSIIFNKNDIIPLTELTHCISMSLRYKKIKHLVSLGA from the coding sequence ATGGATGTGAATGTAAAACAAAAATTTGAAACATATCCAGAAGATATATCTGTTTGCTTAATGCAACTAAGAACGCTTATTTTAAGTGTCGCGCAACAGGAAGGCATTGTTGATATTGAAGAAACCTTAAAATGGGGAGAGCCCAGCTATAGCTCTAGAATAGGCAGTACAATAAGATTTGATTGGAAAGCTAAAAGTCCAAACCAATATTGTATTTTCTTTAATTGTAAAACTAACCTTATTGATACTTTCAAAGAAATTTATGGTGATACTTTCGTTTATGGAGGCAATAGATCAATCATCTTTAACAAAAATGATATTATTCCTTTAACCGAGTTAACGCATTGCATATCAATGTCATTACGCTATAAAAAAATAAAGCATTTAGTATCGCTCGGTGCATAA